A genomic region of Fluviispira vulneris contains the following coding sequences:
- a CDS encoding UDP-N-acetylmuramoyl-L-alanyl-D-glutamate--2,6-diaminopimelate ligase — MSVKFKLTHPKISMYDIFMIKELKDILLSNKTDFINKSQCDIFLNSADAENQLKIQPLSREPHFIYIARRGNRFNGNIFAEKILESGNIFIGNPKFIYELKESLNKTNEWVESILSNPHFIAVNNVELAINYIIEYAYKIDNNKFQTIGITGTNGKTSVTQITGQIIEHLSHEEVLKIGTLGMQIGEESLAGSHVTTPDYPTLLSIINVIDKKNINKIIMETTSHGLKENRLGNWKVDTAVFTNLTQDHLDYHKTMLDYKESKEKLFSQFLKVDGTAVICTHNDNWNSFVESSFNKKRTLIGVGNSLLCDSFINSYKNHFNKTYYLYFKDKKSSLNGISGTFCLQSDFMNKTIEIKFYCPLIGDFQFENILCSIACAISFNYDPNEIISSLKNIKNIPGRLEVIHAENDKLNNNLPTVLIDYAHTPDALEKAILVCKNILKSENKGRLITVFGCGGDRDKSKRPLMGKISSELSDVTIITSDNPRTENPEKIVDEIFVGVLDKAKCLKIIDRKSAIESAIQKGNANDLILVAGKGHEDYQIIGETKHPFSDALIARSVLSKEKK, encoded by the coding sequence ATGTCCGTAAAATTTAAATTAACGCACCCTAAAATAAGCATGTATGATATTTTTATGATTAAAGAGTTAAAGGATATTTTATTATCCAATAAAACAGATTTTATAAATAAATCTCAATGCGATATATTCTTAAATTCAGCAGATGCAGAAAACCAACTTAAAATTCAACCTCTTTCACGAGAACCACATTTTATATATATAGCTAGAAGAGGAAATCGATTTAATGGAAATATATTTGCAGAAAAAATCTTAGAATCAGGTAATATATTTATTGGAAATCCAAAATTTATTTATGAATTAAAAGAAAGCTTAAATAAAACAAATGAATGGGTGGAATCCATTTTATCTAATCCTCACTTTATTGCAGTTAATAATGTCGAATTAGCTATCAATTATATCATAGAATATGCTTACAAAATTGACAATAATAAATTCCAAACAATAGGAATTACAGGAACAAATGGCAAAACATCTGTCACTCAAATAACAGGACAAATAATCGAGCACTTGTCCCATGAAGAGGTTTTAAAAATTGGCACGCTTGGCATGCAAATTGGTGAAGAATCATTAGCTGGCTCCCATGTGACAACACCTGACTATCCAACATTATTAAGTATAATCAATGTTATAGACAAAAAAAACATTAATAAAATTATAATGGAAACAACTTCACATGGATTGAAAGAAAATAGACTAGGCAATTGGAAAGTCGATACTGCTGTTTTTACAAACTTAACACAAGATCATCTTGATTATCATAAAACAATGCTTGATTATAAAGAATCAAAAGAAAAATTATTTTCTCAATTTTTAAAAGTAGATGGAACAGCAGTGATTTGCACTCATAATGATAATTGGAATTCTTTTGTAGAAAGTTCTTTTAATAAAAAAAGAACTTTAATTGGTGTAGGAAATTCTTTATTATGCGACTCATTTATAAATTCTTATAAAAATCATTTTAATAAAACATATTACCTTTATTTCAAGGATAAAAAGTCATCTTTAAATGGAATTTCTGGTACATTCTGTCTGCAATCCGATTTTATGAATAAAACCATAGAAATTAAGTTTTATTGCCCACTTATTGGTGATTTCCAATTTGAAAATATACTTTGTTCTATTGCATGTGCAATATCTTTTAATTATGATCCTAATGAAATAATTTCTTCTCTAAAAAATATTAAAAATATCCCTGGTAGACTTGAAGTTATTCATGCTGAAAATGACAAGTTAAACAATAATTTGCCAACTGTTTTGATTGATTATGCACACACTCCTGATGCATTAGAAAAAGCAATATTAGTTTGTAAAAATATATTAAAGTCCGAAAATAAAGGGAGACTAATAACAGTCTTTGGTTGCGGTGGTGATCGCGATAAAAGCAAAAGACCATTAATGGGTAAAATATCATCTGAACTATCTGATGTGACTATAATAACTTCAGACAATCCTCGCACAGAAAATCCAGAAAAAATTGTCGATGAAATATTCGTTGGTGTTTTAGATAAAGCAAAATGTTTAAAAATAATTGATAGAAAAAGTGCAATTGAATCTGCCATACAAAAAGGGAACGCAAATGATCTGATCCTAGTTGCAGGTAAAGGACATGAAGATTATCAAATTATAGGCGAAACAAAGCATCCCTTTTCAGATGCTCTCATAGCAAGATCTGTTTTATCTAAGGAGAAAAAGTAA
- the mraY gene encoding phospho-N-acetylmuramoyl-pentapeptide-transferase — MLINKLILLSPKFSGLKAFSYLSSRAILALITSIIISMILYPKAIKILRSLKAGQPIRELGLEEQMQKKGTPTMGGIVIIFATLFSALLWMDPTNRHFITLFIISVGFGFIGFLDDYLKITKKNTDGLSSKKKMLGLLFFGGIAIAWHLWAAGHLVNPKSISMNPTFVNIPFLKNMVIQMGILYAPFAIIVIVGSSNAVNLTDGLDGLAIGPVITCALTLTILSYVTGNVVISKYLYYHSIAGSGEISIFLSGLIGSSIGFLWYNTFPAQIFMGDSGALALGGILGTVAVITGHEILLVLMGGVFVAEALSVIIQVASFKTRGKRVFRMAPVHHHYQKKGWPEQKITVRIWIISFILALLSILTLKLR, encoded by the coding sequence ATACTTATAAATAAACTGATACTGCTAAGCCCGAAATTCTCTGGTCTTAAAGCCTTTTCTTATCTATCAAGCCGAGCGATTCTTGCCCTCATCACGAGTATTATTATTTCAATGATTTTATACCCGAAAGCGATAAAAATACTAAGATCACTCAAAGCTGGTCAACCAATTCGGGAGCTTGGCCTTGAAGAGCAAATGCAAAAGAAAGGGACTCCCACAATGGGGGGCATTGTTATAATATTTGCTACTCTTTTTAGCGCTCTCTTATGGATGGACCCAACAAATCGACATTTTATTACACTTTTTATAATCAGCGTTGGTTTTGGTTTTATCGGTTTCTTAGATGATTATTTAAAAATTACAAAAAAAAATACAGATGGACTGTCTAGCAAAAAGAAAATGCTTGGTTTGTTATTTTTCGGAGGCATTGCAATTGCATGGCATCTTTGGGCAGCAGGTCATTTAGTAAATCCAAAATCAATTTCAATGAATCCAACATTCGTTAATATTCCATTTCTGAAAAACATGGTTATTCAAATGGGAATTCTTTATGCGCCGTTTGCAATCATTGTTATTGTTGGATCAAGTAATGCGGTTAACTTAACTGATGGTTTGGATGGATTAGCTATTGGTCCAGTTATCACTTGCGCTTTAACTTTGACAATCTTAAGTTACGTTACTGGAAATGTCGTAATTTCTAAATATCTTTATTATCATTCAATTGCTGGATCTGGCGAAATAAGTATTTTTCTTTCTGGTCTTATTGGATCTTCTATTGGATTCCTTTGGTACAATACTTTTCCTGCTCAAATATTTATGGGAGATTCAGGAGCACTCGCTCTTGGAGGAATTCTTGGAACAGTTGCAGTGATAACAGGTCACGAAATACTTCTTGTTTTAATGGGTGGTGTTTTTGTTGCAGAAGCTTTAAGTGTTATTATCCAAGTTGCATCTTTTAAAACAAGAGGAAAAAGAGTGTTTCGCATGGCACCAGTTCATCATCATTATCAAAAAAAAGGCTGGCCTGAACAAAAAATAACTGTGAGAATTTGGATAATTAGTTTTATTCTTGCTCTCCTTAGTATTTTGACTTTAAAGTTACGTTAA
- the murD gene encoding UDP-N-acetylmuramoyl-L-alanine--D-glutamate ligase, with protein MAHRPKVEGVHFYIAGAAKSGIAAAKILKKHGANVFVTEENLISKNIENELISQQIPYEYGFHSIEKIKNNCDILVISPGIPLSKEISIACKKNNIPIVSEIEVASWFLPENCIILGITGTNGKSTTTHYAAQLFERAEYKSISCGNIGTSMSQAIYDNLSVEILSVELSSYQLETTYSMHPMCTVFLNIQNDHLGRYENIDEYIKAKWRLILLTHDSGIAIIDRNVIKTAVNMGLSLPRARIILIESSNQKQFDNILNSPIKARREYDIRNQISFGKILPYAIYHDLKKLSVSELMSENEFESAYAKYDNKDSSIHVFLKLKNSTKTWEIRNPCLPGEHNMINILCASIMAMHLGVDDNIILSQWELETTEYSHLQHRLEYISPKLEKFIDSNGNEKEILVINDSKSTNVESTLVALKAFQRPIHLLLGGMPKGDNYLPIGIYFKQNLLKIYPFGKASENIQHDLKTYKNKISPSSENMLAAADLALNEAKDGDIILLSPACSSFDEFRNFEHRGNVFREWAFSCLKENKK; from the coding sequence ATGGCACATAGACCAAAAGTTGAAGGCGTACATTTTTATATTGCTGGAGCAGCTAAAAGCGGGATTGCTGCAGCTAAAATTTTAAAAAAACATGGAGCAAATGTTTTTGTAACTGAAGAAAATTTGATTTCTAAAAATATTGAAAATGAATTAATATCACAGCAAATTCCATATGAATATGGATTTCACTCAATTGAAAAAATCAAAAATAATTGCGATATTCTTGTGATATCTCCTGGTATTCCTTTAAGTAAAGAAATCTCTATTGCTTGTAAGAAAAATAATATTCCAATAGTAAGTGAAATCGAAGTTGCATCTTGGTTTCTTCCTGAAAATTGTATAATTTTAGGAATTACTGGAACAAATGGCAAAAGTACTACCACGCACTATGCCGCTCAATTATTTGAAAGAGCTGAATACAAATCAATTTCTTGCGGGAATATTGGCACATCAATGTCGCAAGCTATATATGACAATCTTTCAGTTGAAATACTATCTGTTGAATTGAGTAGCTATCAGTTAGAAACCACTTATTCCATGCACCCCATGTGCACGGTTTTTTTAAATATACAAAATGATCACTTAGGTCGCTATGAAAATATTGATGAATATATAAAAGCAAAGTGGAGATTAATTTTACTAACTCATGACTCTGGTATAGCTATAATTGATAGAAATGTTATAAAAACTGCTGTCAATATGGGGCTCAGTCTACCTAGAGCAAGAATAATTCTTATTGAATCAAGCAATCAAAAACAATTTGATAATATTTTAAATTCACCCATTAAAGCCCGAAGAGAATATGATATTCGCAATCAAATTTCATTTGGAAAAATATTACCCTACGCAATCTATCATGATTTAAAAAAACTTTCTGTAAGTGAATTGATGTCTGAAAATGAATTTGAATCTGCCTATGCAAAATATGACAATAAAGACAGTTCCATACATGTATTTCTAAAACTAAAAAACTCAACTAAAACTTGGGAAATAAGAAATCCATGTTTACCTGGCGAACACAACATGATTAATATATTATGCGCAAGCATAATGGCTATGCATTTAGGTGTTGATGATAATATTATTTTATCTCAATGGGAATTAGAAACAACAGAATACAGTCATTTACAACATAGACTTGAATATATTTCACCTAAACTTGAAAAATTTATAGACTCGAATGGTAATGAGAAAGAAATTTTAGTTATTAATGATTCAAAATCTACCAATGTTGAAAGCACTCTTGTTGCTTTAAAAGCTTTTCAAAGACCAATACATCTTTTACTTGGAGGCATGCCTAAGGGTGATAATTATTTACCAATCGGAATATATTTTAAACAAAATTTGCTAAAGATATATCCATTTGGTAAAGCTTCAGAAAATATCCAGCACGATTTAAAAACATATAAGAATAAAATTTCTCCAAGCTCTGAAAATATGCTTGCTGCAGCAGATCTTGCTTTAAATGAAGCAAAAGACGGTGATATAATATTACTCTCACCTGCATGTAGCAGCTTTGATGAGTTTAGAAACTTTGAACATAGAGGAAATGTTTTTCGCGAATGGGCTTTTTCTTGTTTAAAGGAAAATAAAAAGTGA
- the ftsW gene encoding putative lipid II flippase FtsW produces MTSSEKTNTSKEIESDSNKLENILDNSKPSTWITYGGNVLWVPVIALTGFGILFVYSASSVYSAQHYGTEFYFAKKQAFFLLPSLLAAFAGAMIPFELYYKFIKYLFFILVTMTFATHLPGIGRKVYGASRWLNLGIMPIQPSEFLRVFSIIYMVWIISKQENINNKYIESKKYPPLIEYGCLLLAPIAIIAQKDLGTTVVVVTGCLGVLFMNGLPKRYFAGIFGILIFGLISAILFEPYRIARVMTFLNPFKDPLGSGFQVIQSFVAVANGGLFGRGIGESQQKLFFLPEAHTDFILAVITEEMGFIGILVLAILYSVLYYAILRLVIYGSTHRDRLLATGAFSMLVITTIINMGVVAGALPTKGLPLPFISNGGSALIANYFIIGLMSQISRRIYLQNNQLKKAI; encoded by the coding sequence GTGACTTCATCTGAGAAAACGAACACATCGAAAGAGATAGAAAGTGATTCTAATAAATTAGAAAACATTCTTGATAATTCAAAACCAAGCACTTGGATAACATATGGGGGAAACGTCTTATGGGTTCCGGTCATAGCATTAACTGGATTTGGAATTCTCTTTGTTTATAGCGCATCATCAGTATATTCTGCACAGCATTATGGAACCGAATTTTATTTCGCTAAAAAACAAGCATTTTTTCTGTTACCTTCATTATTAGCAGCATTTGCTGGTGCTATGATCCCCTTTGAATTATATTATAAATTTATTAAATATTTATTTTTTATACTCGTGACAATGACTTTTGCTACACATTTACCAGGAATTGGCCGTAAGGTTTATGGAGCGTCACGGTGGTTAAATTTAGGAATAATGCCCATACAGCCTTCTGAATTTTTAAGAGTATTCTCTATAATCTATATGGTATGGATAATTTCTAAACAAGAGAATATAAATAATAAATATATTGAATCAAAAAAATATCCTCCCTTAATCGAGTATGGTTGCTTACTTTTAGCACCAATTGCTATTATTGCACAAAAAGATCTTGGCACTACTGTCGTTGTAGTTACTGGTTGTCTTGGAGTTCTATTTATGAACGGATTACCAAAAAGATATTTTGCAGGTATTTTTGGAATTCTTATTTTTGGTTTAATCTCTGCTATTTTATTTGAACCATATCGAATTGCACGGGTTATGACCTTTTTAAATCCATTTAAAGATCCACTGGGTTCTGGTTTTCAAGTTATACAAAGCTTCGTAGCTGTAGCTAATGGTGGTTTATTTGGCCGTGGAATAGGAGAAAGTCAGCAAAAACTTTTCTTTCTACCAGAAGCTCATACTGACTTCATTTTAGCAGTTATCACTGAAGAAATGGGTTTTATAGGAATTCTCGTTCTTGCCATCTTATATTCGGTCTTATATTATGCGATTCTTAGACTTGTAATTTATGGAAGCACACATCGCGATCGCTTACTGGCAACTGGCGCTTTCTCCATGTTAGTCATTACAACAATAATTAATATGGGTGTTGTAGCTGGAGCTTTACCAACAAAAGGTCTTCCTTTACCATTTATATCAAATGGCGGATCAGCATTAATCGCTAATTATTTCATAATTGGTTTAATGTCCCAAATTTCAAGACGAATTTATTTACAAAATAATCAATTAAAAAAGGCAATATAA
- the murC gene encoding UDP-N-acetylmuramate--L-alanine ligase, which translates to MFNAIKRIHFVGIGGSGMSGIAEVLINSGYKISGSDIKKTAITEKLEGLGARIFIGHQADNITHSQVLVISSAINKHNPEIIEAQNLRIPIIHRSEMLAELMRMKYGVIVAGTHGKTTTTSILASSLHHAGLDPTVVIGGKLNSFGSNAKLGKGDLFVAEADESDGSFLRLTPTIAIITNIDKDHLDHYSNLDDIVKAFETFIDKVPFYGAVCACIDDPIVQMILPKIRRKIITYGLRQDADITAVDKLTDGMNTTFTPVIFGKYQPQVTIKMPGLYNLTNSLATFAVASLLELNMNVICKSISAFEGVQHRFSILAEINNILIVDDYAHNPKKIETVLKGTKESFPDKQIIAIFQPHRYSRLKYQMEDFAKCFVDADRVIVTPIYAAGESPLEGISKENIAHQIKINSFNNTPGTTYSVNSLEEASETAINILNHISPENGAIVITLGAGNVRQAGHMIMEKLSFEWK; encoded by the coding sequence ATGTTTAATGCAATAAAAAGAATCCATTTTGTAGGTATTGGTGGAAGTGGCATGTCTGGAATTGCAGAAGTGCTTATCAATTCTGGTTACAAAATATCAGGAAGTGATATAAAAAAAACGGCTATTACCGAAAAATTAGAAGGACTTGGTGCAAGAATATTTATTGGACATCAAGCTGATAATATCACACATTCTCAAGTACTTGTTATAAGCAGCGCAATAAATAAACACAATCCAGAAATAATTGAAGCACAGAATTTAAGAATTCCAATCATCCACAGAAGCGAAATGCTCGCTGAACTTATGCGGATGAAATATGGAGTAATCGTTGCTGGTACACATGGAAAAACAACAACAACAAGTATTTTAGCATCATCGTTGCATCATGCTGGCCTAGATCCAACAGTTGTTATTGGTGGAAAATTGAACTCTTTTGGAAGCAATGCAAAACTTGGGAAAGGAGATCTTTTCGTTGCTGAAGCTGATGAAAGTGATGGTAGTTTTTTACGACTGACACCAACAATTGCAATTATTACAAACATCGATAAAGATCATCTTGACCATTATAGTAACCTAGATGATATCGTAAAGGCTTTTGAAACTTTTATAGATAAAGTACCATTTTATGGAGCAGTTTGCGCTTGCATTGACGATCCCATAGTCCAGATGATACTTCCAAAAATAAGACGTAAAATAATTACTTATGGTTTAAGACAAGATGCAGATATAACTGCAGTTGATAAACTAACAGATGGAATGAATACCACATTTACACCAGTTATTTTTGGCAAATATCAACCACAAGTTACAATAAAAATGCCCGGTCTTTATAACTTAACAAATTCCTTGGCAACATTTGCAGTTGCATCTCTGCTTGAATTAAACATGAATGTAATCTGTAAATCAATTTCCGCTTTTGAAGGTGTGCAACATAGATTCTCAATTCTTGCTGAAATAAATAATATACTTATTGTTGATGATTATGCACATAACCCCAAAAAAATAGAAACCGTTTTAAAGGGAACAAAAGAAAGTTTTCCTGATAAACAAATTATCGCTATTTTTCAACCGCATAGATATTCTAGATTAAAATATCAAATGGAGGACTTTGCCAAATGCTTTGTAGATGCTGACAGAGTCATAGTCACTCCGATATATGCTGCTGGAGAGTCTCCACTTGAAGGAATTAGTAAAGAAAATATCGCTCATCAAATTAAAATTAATAGTTTTAACAATACTCCTGGAACTACATATTCAGTCAACTCATTAGAAGAAGCGTCAGAAACAGCAATAAATATATTAAATCATATATCTCCCGAAAATGGAGCAATTGTGATAACCTTAGGTGCTGGTAATGTTAGGCAAGCAGGGCATATGATAATGGAGAAGCTGAGTTTTGAATGGAAATAA